The following coding sequences lie in one Arachis stenosperma cultivar V10309 chromosome 5, arast.V10309.gnm1.PFL2, whole genome shotgun sequence genomic window:
- the LOC130979528 gene encoding BTB/POZ domain-containing protein At1g67900-like isoform X1, with translation MKFMKLGSRPDTFYTSEAVRSVSSEVSSDLIVQVKGSRYNLHKFPLLSKCLRLQKLCSESVDSSSQHQIVQLADFPGGVEAFELCAKFCYGITITLSPYNIVATRCASEYLQMTEEVEKGNLIHKLDIFFNSCILRGWKDSIVALQTTKALPLWSEDLGITRRCIEAIASKVLSHPYKVSISNSLSKRIVKEDDFSCASSKGWWAEDLAELSIDLYWRTMIAIKSGGGEKIPSNLIGDALKVYASRWLPNVTKSFHYVKKQTMVSDSDFGSSSDSPSELTSKHRLLLESIMSLIPAEKGAVSCSFVSKLLKASNILNASSSSKIELAKRIALQLEEATSNDLLIPSLSYTNDTLYDVDLVITILEQFMSQGQSPSTSPPRSRLSFERRRSRSAENINCEFQESRRSSASHSSKLKVAKLVDRYLQEVSKDVNVPLSKFISLAEMIPDFARTDHDDLYRAIDIYLKAHPELNKSERKRICRILDCKKLSMEACMHAAQNELLPLRVVVQVLFFEQARAAAAGGYSAKVTSVDFPGNIKALLAAHGIDPSNSKHAAPTLSSTTSIHGGENNWCVSGFKSPKSKSSTTLRMKLAEDYEDDLGNDDEIGRTSRFKAICALPTQPKRMLIIPLSPPILALSHCRQSFPVPPLPARH, from the exons ATGAAGTTCATGAAACTAGGTTCTCGTCCTGATACTTTCTACACTTCAGAAGCAGTTAG GTCAGTTTCTTCTGAAGTTTCCAGTGACCTCATAGTTCAAGTTAAAGGAAGTAGATATAATCTTCACAAG TTTCCATTACTGTCCAAATGTTTGCGACTTCAAAAGCTATGCTCAGAGTCCGTTGATTCTTCATCTCAGCACCAAATAGTTCAACTAGCCGATTTCCCCGGCGGCGTTGAAGCATTTGAGCTCTGTGCAAAGTTCTGCTATGGAATCACCATAACTCTAAGCCCTTACAACATTGTAGCCACAAGGTGCGCCTCCGAGTATCTTCAGATGACAGAGGAAGTTGAGAAAGGTAACTTGATCCACAAGCTTGACATCTTCTTCAACTCCTGCATCCTCCGCGGATGGAAGGACTCCATCGTGGCGCTTCAGACCACAAAGGCTTTGCCATTGTGGTCCGAAGATTTGGGAATTACTCGAAGATGCATCGAGGCGATAGCCTCCAAGGTGTTGAGCCATCCTTACAAAGTGAGTATCTCGAATAGTCTTTCCAAAAGGATTGTGAAGGAAGATGATTTTTCTTGCGCTTCTAGTAAGGGATGGTGGGCTGAGGATTTAGCTGAATTGAGCATAGACCTCTACTGGAGGACGATGATAGCGATTAAATCCGGCGGCGGTGAAAAGATTCCGTCGAATCTCATCGGTGATGCATTGAAAGTCTATGCATCAAGATGGTTGCCAAATGTCACCAAGAGTTTTCATTATGTAAAGAAACAGACTATGGTTTCAGACTCTGATTTCGGCTCTAGCTCTGACTCACCAAGCGAATTAACCTCGAAGCACAGGCTCCTTTTGGAGTCAATAATGAGCTTGATTCCGGCGGAGAAAGGAGCGGTTTCTTGTAGCTTTGTTTCGAAGCTGTTGAAGGCTTCGAATATTCTGAACGCTTCGTCTTCCTCCAAGATTGAATTAGCGAAAAGAATAGCACTTCAGTTGGAAGAAGCAACGTCGAATGATCTGTTAATACCTTCACTGTCCTACACAAATGACACACTCTATGATGTTGATTTGGTGATTACAATATTGGAGCAGTTTATGTCACAAGGGCAGAGTCCTTCGACTAGTCCTCCGAGGTCCCGGCTCTCCTTCGAACGGAGGCGGTCGCGTTCTGCCGAGAACATCAACTGCGAGTTTCAAGAGAGTAGGAGGTCTTCAGCATCTCACAGCTCAAAACTTAAGGTTGCAAAGCTTGTTGATAGGTACCTTCAGGAAGTTTCAAAGGATGTGAATGTTCCTTTATCAAAATTCATTTCCCTTGCTGAAATGATTCCAGATTTTGCAAGAACTGACCATGATGATCTCTACAGAGCTATTGACATTTATCTCAAG GCTCATCCAGAACTCAACAAGAGCGAACGGAAGAGGATATGTCGAATCCTCGACTGCAAGAAACTATCCATGGAAGCGTGCATGCATGCAGCACAGAATGAACTACTCCCTCTAAGGGTTGTTGTCCAAGTTCTCTTCTTTGAGCAAGCCAGAGCAGCTGCAGCCGGCGGCTACAGTGCCAAAGTTACCTCGGTCGACTTTCCGGGCAACATCAAGGCCTTACTAGCAGCACATGGAATtgacccttcaaattcaaagcaTGCAGCACCAACCTTAAGCTCTACCACAAGCATTCATGGTGGTGAGAATAATTGGTGTGTTTCTGGCTTCAAGTCACCAAAATCAAAGTCTTCAACAACTCTGAGGATGAAGCTAGCTGAGGATTATGAAGATGACTTGGGCAATGATGATGAAATTGGGAGAACCTCTAGATTTAAGGCCATTTGTGCTCTTCCTACTCAACCAAAAAGAATGCTTA TTATTCCACTGTCCCCCCCTATCCTAGCACTTAGTCACTGTCGCCAAAGCTTCCCAGTGCCACCCTTGCCCGCGCGTCACTAA
- the LOC130979528 gene encoding BTB/POZ domain-containing protein At1g67900-like isoform X2 — MKFMKLGSRPDTFYTSEAVRSVSSEVSSDLIVQVKGSRYNLHKFPLLSKCLRLQKLCSESVDSSSQHQIVQLADFPGGVEAFELCAKFCYGITITLSPYNIVATRCASEYLQMTEEVEKGNLIHKLDIFFNSCILRGWKDSIVALQTTKALPLWSEDLGITRRCIEAIASKVLSHPYKVSISNSLSKRIVKEDDFSCASSKGWWAEDLAELSIDLYWRTMIAIKSGGGEKIPSNLIGDALKVYASRWLPNVTKSFHYVKKQTMVSDSDFGSSSDSPSELTSKHRLLLESIMSLIPAEKGAVSCSFVSKLLKASNILNASSSSKIELAKRIALQLEEATSNDLLIPSLSYTNDTLYDVDLVITILEQFMSQGQSPSTSPPRSRLSFERRRSRSAENINCEFQESRRSSASHSSKLKVAKLVDRYLQEVSKDVNVPLSKFISLAEMIPDFARTDHDDLYRAIDIYLKAHPELNKSERKRICRILDCKKLSMEACMHAAQNELLPLRVVVQVLFFEQARAAAAGGYSAKVTSVDFPGNIKALLAAHGIDPSNSKHAAPTLSSTTSIHGGENNWCVSGFKSPKSKSSTTLRMKLAEDYEDDLGNDDEIGRTSRFKAICALPTQPKRMLSKFWSTNKTAT, encoded by the exons ATGAAGTTCATGAAACTAGGTTCTCGTCCTGATACTTTCTACACTTCAGAAGCAGTTAG GTCAGTTTCTTCTGAAGTTTCCAGTGACCTCATAGTTCAAGTTAAAGGAAGTAGATATAATCTTCACAAG TTTCCATTACTGTCCAAATGTTTGCGACTTCAAAAGCTATGCTCAGAGTCCGTTGATTCTTCATCTCAGCACCAAATAGTTCAACTAGCCGATTTCCCCGGCGGCGTTGAAGCATTTGAGCTCTGTGCAAAGTTCTGCTATGGAATCACCATAACTCTAAGCCCTTACAACATTGTAGCCACAAGGTGCGCCTCCGAGTATCTTCAGATGACAGAGGAAGTTGAGAAAGGTAACTTGATCCACAAGCTTGACATCTTCTTCAACTCCTGCATCCTCCGCGGATGGAAGGACTCCATCGTGGCGCTTCAGACCACAAAGGCTTTGCCATTGTGGTCCGAAGATTTGGGAATTACTCGAAGATGCATCGAGGCGATAGCCTCCAAGGTGTTGAGCCATCCTTACAAAGTGAGTATCTCGAATAGTCTTTCCAAAAGGATTGTGAAGGAAGATGATTTTTCTTGCGCTTCTAGTAAGGGATGGTGGGCTGAGGATTTAGCTGAATTGAGCATAGACCTCTACTGGAGGACGATGATAGCGATTAAATCCGGCGGCGGTGAAAAGATTCCGTCGAATCTCATCGGTGATGCATTGAAAGTCTATGCATCAAGATGGTTGCCAAATGTCACCAAGAGTTTTCATTATGTAAAGAAACAGACTATGGTTTCAGACTCTGATTTCGGCTCTAGCTCTGACTCACCAAGCGAATTAACCTCGAAGCACAGGCTCCTTTTGGAGTCAATAATGAGCTTGATTCCGGCGGAGAAAGGAGCGGTTTCTTGTAGCTTTGTTTCGAAGCTGTTGAAGGCTTCGAATATTCTGAACGCTTCGTCTTCCTCCAAGATTGAATTAGCGAAAAGAATAGCACTTCAGTTGGAAGAAGCAACGTCGAATGATCTGTTAATACCTTCACTGTCCTACACAAATGACACACTCTATGATGTTGATTTGGTGATTACAATATTGGAGCAGTTTATGTCACAAGGGCAGAGTCCTTCGACTAGTCCTCCGAGGTCCCGGCTCTCCTTCGAACGGAGGCGGTCGCGTTCTGCCGAGAACATCAACTGCGAGTTTCAAGAGAGTAGGAGGTCTTCAGCATCTCACAGCTCAAAACTTAAGGTTGCAAAGCTTGTTGATAGGTACCTTCAGGAAGTTTCAAAGGATGTGAATGTTCCTTTATCAAAATTCATTTCCCTTGCTGAAATGATTCCAGATTTTGCAAGAACTGACCATGATGATCTCTACAGAGCTATTGACATTTATCTCAAG GCTCATCCAGAACTCAACAAGAGCGAACGGAAGAGGATATGTCGAATCCTCGACTGCAAGAAACTATCCATGGAAGCGTGCATGCATGCAGCACAGAATGAACTACTCCCTCTAAGGGTTGTTGTCCAAGTTCTCTTCTTTGAGCAAGCCAGAGCAGCTGCAGCCGGCGGCTACAGTGCCAAAGTTACCTCGGTCGACTTTCCGGGCAACATCAAGGCCTTACTAGCAGCACATGGAATtgacccttcaaattcaaagcaTGCAGCACCAACCTTAAGCTCTACCACAAGCATTCATGGTGGTGAGAATAATTGGTGTGTTTCTGGCTTCAAGTCACCAAAATCAAAGTCTTCAACAACTCTGAGGATGAAGCTAGCTGAGGATTATGAAGATGACTTGGGCAATGATGATGAAATTGGGAGAACCTCTAGATTTAAGGCCATTTGTGCTCTTCCTACTCAACCAAAAAGAATGCTTAGTAAGTTCTGGTCTACCAATAAAACAGCTAcctga